A single genomic interval of Bacteroidetes Order II. bacterium harbors:
- a CDS encoding TlpA family protein disulfide reductase, whose product MRYILGLILLVAACRTEAQPAPEMKDYAGLMSEIKQRDASLVVLNFWATWCVPCVEEFPHFIRLKTESDPKEISVMFVSVDFEDEMSAVVTFLKKQHVQDRTFMADGDANTFIQSFHKSWSGAVPATFVYNRKGEQLDFWEGKVTYEQLAEKINRLKTPKTQSP is encoded by the coding sequence ATGAGATATATTTTAGGCTTAATTCTTCTTGTTGCTGCTTGCCGAACAGAAGCCCAGCCTGCACCCGAAATGAAGGATTATGCAGGTTTGATGAGCGAAATCAAGCAGCGCGATGCTTCGTTGGTAGTGCTAAACTTCTGGGCGACATGGTGCGTACCCTGCGTGGAAGAATTTCCACATTTCATTCGCCTTAAAACGGAAAGCGACCCCAAAGAAATTTCCGTTATGTTTGTAAGTGTGGATTTTGAAGATGAAATGTCGGCTGTGGTCACCTTTCTAAAAAAACAACATGTGCAAGACCGCACCTTTATGGCTGATGGAGATGCAAATACCTTTATTCAATCCTTTCACAAGTCGTGGAGCGGAGCGGTTCCGGCAACATTTGTATATAACCGTAAAGGAGAACAATTAGATTTTTGGGAAGGCAAAGTTACCTACGAGCAACTGGCCGAAAAAATAAATCGTTTGAAAACCCCTAAAACACAATCCCCATGA
- a CDS encoding thioredoxin family protein: MKKILFFAIFGVLALVNYFVISKEEVKAPPTQTANLAPQVPSEIKSELAIGAVMPLADHLMENVDGKTLSTKGVKGAKGTVVLFWCNTCPWVARYESRAISLTNLYKSKGFGFIAVNPNDPVAYPEEAIGFMKAKAQEKQYPFPYVADVGSTLARAYGAARTPHVFLFDATDKLVYVGGIDDNPQKEAEAKPYLKNALEAVLAGKMAPDTKTRAFGCTIKWQEKL, translated from the coding sequence ATGAAAAAAATCTTGTTTTTTGCCATTTTTGGTGTATTGGCCTTGGTGAACTATTTTGTTATAAGTAAGGAAGAGGTGAAAGCGCCCCCTACACAAACGGCCAACCTTGCTCCTCAAGTGCCCTCAGAAATTAAATCTGAACTCGCGATCGGAGCGGTGATGCCACTCGCTGACCATTTGATGGAAAATGTAGATGGCAAGACCCTTTCTACAAAAGGGGTCAAGGGCGCCAAAGGCACGGTTGTTCTCTTTTGGTGTAATACTTGTCCTTGGGTGGCGCGCTACGAGTCGAGGGCTATTTCACTGACAAATCTATACAAAAGCAAAGGGTTTGGCTTTATCGCAGTAAATCCCAATGATCCTGTAGCTTATCCGGAAGAAGCGATAGGTTTTATGAAGGCCAAGGCCCAAGAAAAGCAATACCCATTTCCCTATGTGGCGGATGTAGGCTCCACCTTGGCCCGTGCCTATGGCGCTGCGCGTACGCCTCATGTGTTTTTATTTGATGCCACCGATAAATTGGTTTACGTAGGGGGAATAGACGATAATCCTCAAAAGGAAGCTGAAGCCAAGCCATATTTGAAAAATGCTTTGGAGGCAGTACTTGCAGGGAAAATGGCCCCAGACACAAAAACACGGGCTTTTGGCTGTACCATCAAATGGCAAGAGAAGTTGTGA
- a CDS encoding M14 family metallopeptidase, with protein MLRIIFLVLMIGSSVSLWGQQRPKTITAPLNRPEKTSYTETSRYEDVMAFLNALPKNALLHQTTMGYSMEGRALPLLVWGKVKSPVASDVLASGKLRFFVMANIHAGEVEGKEAMLQLLRELSTGKYRKWADSLVLLIAPIYNADGNERIRLTNRPLQLGPIGGMGQRPNAQDLDLNRDHMKINSPEARSLIGFLDSYNPHVWMDLHTTDGSVHAYHLTYAPPLNPTVDPAIDRMLRDQWLPSVTQTVEKTHGWAFYHYGNLPESGPSYTNAARQPERAWYSFDHRPRFSNNYAALRNMFGILSEAYSYATFEERIKATHIFVTACADYAYKNRSTIVRIKQNADGADMVGKSLPLRAALARSEKKETILVGEISEERHPFTGETMWRRKEVRMPEEMPVYLHFESKEAEVVPLRYLIPKDQKGILQKLEGHGFVMRPLEKTERWRVQEFQIDSTRTTRFAFQGHKERTVFGRYQEKEVDVPAGTYSLDLSENRSKARLAFYLLEPRSDDGLLNWNFFDAWLEKQPKIYPVWREMRR; from the coding sequence ATGTTGCGAATTATTTTTCTCGTTTTGATGATTGGCAGTTCGGTATCGCTATGGGGACAGCAACGTCCTAAGACCATAACTGCACCGTTAAATCGCCCTGAAAAGACTTCATATACCGAAACTTCTCGGTACGAAGACGTGATGGCTTTTTTGAATGCACTTCCCAAAAATGCCCTCCTGCATCAAACCACGATGGGATATTCGATGGAGGGCAGGGCCTTGCCGTTATTGGTTTGGGGGAAGGTGAAAAGTCCTGTTGCCTCAGATGTGTTGGCAAGTGGAAAACTTCGGTTTTTTGTTATGGCCAATATTCATGCAGGAGAAGTGGAGGGCAAAGAAGCCATGTTACAATTGTTACGCGAGTTATCTACGGGCAAATACCGTAAATGGGCCGATTCGTTGGTCTTGTTGATTGCGCCGATCTACAATGCAGATGGGAATGAACGTATTCGGTTAACCAATCGCCCGCTGCAGCTTGGCCCTATTGGTGGTATGGGACAACGGCCGAATGCACAAGACCTGGATTTGAACCGCGATCATATGAAAATAAATTCGCCGGAAGCCCGTTCGCTGATTGGTTTTTTGGATTCCTATAACCCACATGTCTGGATGGACTTACATACAACCGATGGTTCGGTTCACGCATATCATTTAACCTATGCACCGCCACTAAATCCGACGGTTGATCCTGCGATAGATCGGATGTTGCGGGATCAATGGCTGCCGTCTGTTACACAAACGGTAGAAAAAACCCACGGCTGGGCATTTTATCATTACGGTAATTTGCCGGAATCTGGCCCCAGTTATACCAACGCGGCACGTCAACCGGAACGAGCATGGTATAGTTTTGACCATCGTCCACGGTTTTCTAATAATTATGCGGCACTGCGCAATATGTTTGGCATCCTTAGTGAGGCTTATTCTTATGCAACATTTGAGGAACGGATTAAAGCCACCCATATTTTTGTTACTGCTTGTGCAGATTATGCCTATAAAAATCGTTCTACCATTGTTCGGATTAAACAAAACGCTGACGGGGCAGATATGGTCGGGAAATCGTTGCCACTACGGGCTGCACTTGCCCGATCAGAAAAAAAAGAAACCATCCTCGTTGGTGAAATATCTGAAGAACGTCACCCTTTTACTGGCGAGACCATGTGGCGGCGTAAAGAGGTAAGGATGCCGGAAGAAATGCCCGTTTATTTGCATTTTGAATCGAAGGAAGCCGAGGTAGTTCCGCTGCGGTATCTTATTCCAAAAGACCAAAAAGGAATCCTTCAAAAATTGGAAGGACATGGATTTGTCATGCGTCCATTAGAAAAAACGGAACGCTGGAGGGTTCAAGAATTCCAAATAGACAGTACAAGAACCACGCGCTTTGCCTTTCAAGGACATAAAGAACGGACTGTCTTTGGTCGGTATCAAGAAAAAGAAGTGGATGTCCCTGCCGGAACGTATTCCTTAGACCTCTCTGAAAACCGTTCAAAAGCCCGCCTTGCCTTTTACTTATTGGAACCCCGCTCTGATGACGGATTGCTAAATTGGAACTTTTTTGATGCTTGGCTCGAAAAACAACCCAAGATATACCCCGTCTGGCGAGAAATGCGCCGTTAG